A DNA window from Drosophila sechellia strain sech25 chromosome X, ASM438219v1, whole genome shotgun sequence contains the following coding sequences:
- the LOC6615955 gene encoding ATP-dependent RNA helicase DHH1, translating into MFRFFHLDILVSLISLIGCFALINAQQQQQSHQQEITGIQLHSSWLYSMPWRPLILPTASPSLPSLTALAQLSPGYTGPQTFPPVPQDQRQQTQQYQQHQQQQFQQAYLQQYQQPPVLVGLFTPQLQAQPLAAPPPQAGHFSLPFRPSPFAGYTDDGDEHLAQGQGNGIQEQTAQWELEEPTFHEHAYNNKPAAEGSQQPRGYVYLSPSNAYNLVKT; encoded by the coding sequence ATGTTCAGGTTTTTTCACCTCGACATCCTGGTCAGCCTGATCAGCCTGATCGGCTGTTTTGCATTGATAaacgcccagcagcagcagcaatcccACCAGCAGGAGATTACGGGGATACAACTCCACTCATCATGGCTGTACTCGATGCCCTGGCGTCCTTTGATCCTGCCCACAGCCAGTCCTTCACTGCCTTCTCTGACGGCGCTGGCTCAACTGAGTCCTGGCTACACGGGTCCGCAGACCTTTCCGCCAGTTCCACAGGATCAACGCCAACAGACGCAGCAATatcagcaacatcagcaacagcaattccAGCAGGCATATCTGCAGCAATACCAGCAACCCCCCGTCCTGGTGGGCTTATTCACTCCTCAACTGCAGGCCCAGCCACTGGCAGCTCCTCCTCCGCAGGCTGGGCATTTTAGCCTGCCCTTCAGGCCCTCGCCCTTCGCCGGATATACGGATGACGGAGATGAGCATTTAGCCCAGGGGCAGGGCAACGGCATTCAAGAGCAAACGGCGCAGTGGGAACTGGAGGAGCCGACCTTCCATGAGCATGCCTATAATAATAAGCCAGCGGCGGAGGGATCGCAGCAGCCAAGGGGCTACGTCTATCTATCGCCTAGTAATGCCTATAATCTAGTAAAAACTTAG
- the LOC6615956 gene encoding hornerin produces MKLPLACAVLSCCFFLLAAASSSPAADASSSQPASASSSAETSSSAKPKRDAGLSFGGISSYHGPSHKYLPPAYESHLNLGSFHGNPLGSAGYSDYPSHFKGESSYGHHFAHGHSGSHGYASSSIHGRPHHYSGSGVPKIETYIVQTSGASSSGHNYHGQGHGHGIGHGISHGISHGLSHGHGSGLAFKYAPSTSGAYLNLVGNEHKTSTYVVATPEYSGHSHGARGSTHGIGYGSAPAHRPSYGGHLQSHGYGSGFVHGPSHQIAHESVSHGPSQSLDHGLEHALEHGLSHALGLGHSSGGQFAQHPLPQPEEHSGYSYDAPATPFGKGVPLSSYGVPLIPGYDHQESLPEPVQVQVLEQEHKGDREQERETPVYALGHKGLGHFSYTASKPQALHTDVLSSAHHSVQSGAPSHDLDVSKAPFRPSAFLGAKHESGSNSISGYDYATPSSTFLQAPSSPGYDYQAPAQLYGPPGHSGDSATPIFEPEATYLPPASSYGPTATSSHGYH; encoded by the coding sequence ATGAAACTACCGTTAGCTTGCGCTGTGCTAagctgctgcttcttcctGCTGGCAGCCGCCTCATCTTCTCCAGCTGCCGATGCTTCTTCTTCACAGCCCGCTTCCGCTTCATCTTCGGCTGAGACCTCTTCCTCCGCCAAGCCAAAAAGAGATGCTGGCCTAAGTTTCGGAGGAATATCCAGCTATCACGGCCCTTCCCACAAATATCTGCCGCCCGCCTATGAGAGTCACCTGAACCTCGGCAGTTTCCATGGAAACCCCTTGGGCTCGGCTGGTTATTCCGATTACCCCAGTCACTTCAAAGGCGAGAGCAGTTACGGACACCACTTCGCACACGGACACTCTGGAagccacggctacgccagttCCAGTATCCATGGAAGGCCCCATCATTACAGCGGTAGTGGAGTTCCCAAAATCGAAACCTACATCGTTCAAACAAGTGGCGCCTCGAGTTCCGGTCACAACTACCATGGTCagggacatggacatggaatCGGTCACGGGATCAGTCATGGAATCAGTCACGGCCTAAGTCACGGGCATGGATCTGGATTGGCCTTTAAGTACGCACCATCTACCAGTGGCGCTTATCTAAATCTCGTTGGGAACGAACACAAGACCAGCACATATGTGGTGGCCACTCCCGAGTACTCCGGACACAGTCACGGAGCGAGGGGCAGCACCCACGGAATTGGCTACGGATCGGCACCAGCCCACAGACCCAGCTACGGTGGCCACCTGCAAAGTCACGGCTATGGCAGCGGCTTTGTCCATGGCCCCAGTCATCAGATCGCCCATGAATCAGTCAGTCACGGACCTAGCCAAAGTTTGGATCACGGTCTGGAACATGCCTTGGAGCACGGTCTGAGCCACGCCCTGGGATTGGGTCACTCTTCGGGAGGACAGTTCGCGCAGCACCCGCTGCCGCAGCCGGAGGAGCATTCTGGGTACTCCTATGATGCTCCCGCCACGCCTTTTGGAAAGGGAGTGCCGTTGAGCAGTTACGGCGTACCACTTATACCCGGATACGATCACCAGGAGTCGCTGCCGGAGCCAGTGCAAGTGCAGgtgctggagcaggagcacaAGGGCGATCGGGAGCAGGAGAGGGAGACACCGGTTTATGCTCTGGGCCACAAGGGCCTGGGCCACTTCAGCTACACGGCCAGCAAGCCACAGGCTCTCCACACCGACGTTCTCAGCTCTGCCCACCACTCCGTCCAGTCCGGAGCACCCAGCCACGACCTAGACGTCTCCAAGGCGCCCTTCAGGCCCAGCGCCTTTCTAGGGGCCAAGCACGAGTCCGGATCGAATTCCATTTCCGGCTACGACTACGCCACTCCCAGCTCCACGTTCCTGCAGGCTCCTTCTTCGCCGGGCTACGACTACCAGGCTCCGGCGCAACTGTACGGACCACCCGGCCACTCCGGGGACTCGGCCACGCCTATTTTCGAACCGGAGGCAACCTACCTGCCTCCCGCCAGCAGCTACGGCCCAACGGCCACGTCCTCCCATGGATATCACTAA
- the LOC6615957 gene encoding oocyte zinc finger protein XlCOF6.1 — translation MTEIQYEGAEILALLRHTYEYEEQSLSTEELQFEQLNERSQHQQGGSPSFVCRRCPALFLSREELAAHRPTHRLHGGQRTPASEHACDACGRVFQKHNALVDHMNAHNDVRNYPCPECPARFVQRSNRECHLKNVHRKAYLHSCPEPGCEKRFQQRRERGQHVKTVHQKERNLVCDSCSARFSHPVNYRKHLASHGSAKSYGCPICGKLFGRPENRDVHLFVHSICKAYICSVCGAGYMRRNQLIRHGLASGHHNDPIVRQKPQFSPALAAKNRRQGSAVDESQDKELQWLEGVDALDSPGYLEHSQFSHTGKMAAIFAEDENESELFN, via the exons ATGACTGAAATACAATATGAAGGGGCCGAGATCTTGGCTCTACTACGACATACATATGAGTATGAGGAGCAGTCCCTGAGCACAGAAGAGCTTCAGTTCGAGCAACTCAATGAGAGAAGCCAGCACCAGCAAGGCG GATCTCCGTCCTTCGTCTGCAGACGCTGTCCAGCGCTATTCCTCAGCAGGGAGGAGTTGGCCGCCCATCGGCCCACCCACCGACTTCACGGTGGACAGCGGACCCCCGCGTCGGAGCATGCCTGCGACGCGTGTGGAAGGGTCTTCCAAAAGCACAACGCCCTTGTGGATCACATGAATGCCCACAACGACGTGCGGAACTATCCCTGTCCCGAGTGTCCGGCGCGCTTTGTGCAGCGCAGCAATAGGGAGTGTCATCTGAAGAACGTGCATCGGAAGGCGTACCTGCACTCCTGCCCAGAACCGGGCTGCGAGAAACGCTTCCAGCAGAGGCGGGAGCGGGGTCAGCATGTGAAGACGGTCCACCAGAAGGAGCGAAACCTCGTTTGCGATAGCTGCAGTGCCCGCTTCAGCCATCCCGTAAATTATAGAAAGCACTTGGCGTCCCATGGCTCCGCGAAGAGCTACGGCTGCCCGATCTGTGGAAAGCTCTTCGGACGGCCCGAAAACAGGGATGTTCATCTCTTCGTCCATAGTATCTGTAAGGCCTATATATGCTCCGTCTGCGGTGCAGGCTATATGCGACGCAATCAGTTGATACGCCATGGCTTGGCCAGTGGCCACCACAACGATCCGATTGTCCGGCAAAAACCTCAGTTTAGTCCGGCCCTTGCTGCGAAGAATCGAAGGCAGGGAAGCGCAGTAGACGAGTCCCAGGACAAGGAACTCCAATGGCTGGAAGGAGTGGACGCCCTCGACAGCCCAGGATACCTGGAGCATTCACAATTTTCGCACACCGGCAAGATGGCTGCCATATTTGCAGAGGACGAAAACGAAAGCGAGTTATTCAATTGA